CTTCGTGGTGACCATCATCAACATGCGGGCTCCGGGCATGACCCTCATGCGGATGCCGGTGTTCGTCTGGATGGCCCTGGTCACGCAGTTCCTGGTGCTGCTGGCCTTCCCGGCGCTGACCGTGGGCCTCATCCTCCTCATGTTCGACCGCTTCTTCGGCACGCTCTTTTTCGTCCCGGCCGCGGGCGGCGACCCGCTGCTCTGGCAGCATCTCTTCTGGATCTTCGGCCACCCCGAGGTCTACATCCTGATCCTGCCGGCCATGGGCATCACCTCCGAGGTGATCCCCACGTTCGCTCGCAAGCCCCTATTCGGCACCCCGATGGTGATCTACTCCGGCATTCTCATCGGCTTCCTCTCCTTCGGGGTCTGGAGCCATCACATGTTCGCGGTAGGGTTGGGGCCTGTGGCCGACGCCGCGTTCTCGTCGGTCAGCATGCTGATTGCCGTCCCCACCGGCGTGAAGATTCTGAACTGGCTCGCGACGCTCTGGGGGGGACGCCTTCGCTTCAGGACTCCGCTCTATTTCGCCCTGGGGTTCGTCGGCATGTTCACCATGGGGGGGCTCTCCGGTGTCATGCATGCCTCGCCACCGGTGGACCTGCAGCAGACCGACAGCTATTTCGTGGTGGCGCACATCCACTACGTGCTGTTCGGGGGCTCCATCTTCAGCCTCGTCGCGGGCGTCTACTACTGGTGGCCGAAGATCTTCGGTCGGCTGCTCGGCGAGCACCTCGGACAGTGGCACTTCTGGCTCATGCTGCTGGGCTTCAACTTGACGTTCTTCCCCATGCACTACCTGGGGCTCATCGGGATGCCGCGCCGCATCTACACGTACGCGCCCGATCTCGGCTGGAACCTCTGGAACCTGGCCTCGACGATCGGAGCCTTTGTCATCGCCCTGTCCTTCGTCGTCTTCCTCGTCAACGTGATCAAG
The nucleotide sequence above comes from Candidatus Methylomirabilota bacterium. Encoded proteins:
- the ctaD gene encoding cytochrome c oxidase subunit I; translated protein: MTARAVFMPDVESQGRVWSWITTVDHKRIGVLYGTTAFTFFIFGGLEALVMRAQLARPDNTLVGAQTYNELFTMHGTTMIFLAVMPLSTAFINFTVPLLLGARDVAFPRLNALSYWIFLAGGLLLNASWLFGAAPDAGWFGYANLTSTRFSAGLNVDFWMLGIQILGISSILGALNFVVTIINMRAPGMTLMRMPVFVWMALVTQFLVLLAFPALTVGLILLMFDRFFGTLFFVPAAGGDPLLWQHLFWIFGHPEVYILILPAMGITSEVIPTFARKPLFGTPMVIYSGILIGFLSFGVWSHHMFAVGLGPVADAAFSSVSMLIAVPTGVKILNWLATLWGGRLRFRTPLYFALGFVGMFTMGGLSGVMHASPPVDLQQTDSYFVVAHIHYVLFGGSIFSLVAGVYYWWPKIFGRLLGEHLGQWHFWLMLLGFNLTFFPMHYLGLIGMPRRIYTYAPDLGWNLWNLASTIGAFVIALSFVVFLVNVIKTTRSAAPAGSDPWDGRTLEWSIPSPPPPWNFSRIPIVRDRDELWLRKHGDEAGRRLPAEPLPAEPQLEPIHMPRPSFWPILLAGSLLVMVGGLVIGIEPVVIGGMLTLYCIARFALEYH